From the genome of Halobacterium sp. R2-5:
GACGGCGAGTAGCGGCGCCCGGATTTTACTACGAGGGCGCCGTACACTGCCGTATGGAGTTCACCGTCGTTCAGGGCGACATCGCGGGGATGGCGGCGGACGCGCTCGTGAACGCGGCCGGGACGAGCCTCCAGATGGGGAGCGGGGTCGCCGGCGCGCTGCGCCGCGGCGCGGAGGGCCCCATCAACGAGGAAGCCGTCTCGGAGGGCCCGGTCGACCTCGGCGAGGTCGCGGTCACGGACGCCTACGCGCTCGACGCCGAGTACGTGATTCACGCGGCCGCGATGCCGCACTACGGGGACGGCCGCGCGAGCGAAGCGAGCATCCGGGACGCGACGCGGAACGCGCTGGAGAAGGCCGACGAACTGGGCTGCGAGTCCGTCGTCGTCCCGGTTCTCGGCACCGGGGCCGCGGGCTTCGACTTCGAGACGGGTGCGCGGCTCGTCTGCGAGGCGGTCCGGGACTACGAGCCCGAGACGCTGACCGACGTGCGCGTCGTCGCGTACTCCGACCGCGACTACCGGACGGGCACGGACGTCGCGGACGACGTCCGTTCGGCGTGAGTCGACCGAATACGGCGCGCCGATACGGGCCTACGGCTTGTGCGTGAAGATGAGCGCGCGGTCGTCATCGACGCCGACGCAGAAGTCGAGCTGCCGGGAGAGGTTGAGGCTGGTTGGGTTCTGCTTGCAGACGACGAGGTCGTCGAACGGCTCGTCGCAGGCCGGGCACGCGACCGAGACCGTGTTCTGGTAGGTCTTCAGCGCCTGATTCTCCTCGCGGGGCGTCAGCGACGAGACGAGCTCGTCGAGGTCGACGTCCTCCATACGTGCGGACTGGTGTACTTCCCCATAGTACTAGCGCCGGACGCGGTCCGGGACGCGCGACTCGTCGCCCGCGAAGCGCCGTCGGTGGAACGTCGAACAGTAAAGTGGCTCTGTCGCGGACGTGGTGGTATGAGCGACGCGGACATCGACGACGTGGACACGGCCATCCTGTACGCGCTGCAGGAGGACGCCCGGAACCGGTCGTCCGGAGACATCGCGGAGCGGACCGGGACCTCCGACAGCACCGTCCGCAAGCGCATCGGGCGGCTGGAGTCCGAGGGCGTCATCAAGGGGTACAGCGCCCACGTCGACTACCAGAAGTCGGGGTACCCGCTCCGGATGCTGTTGTTCTGCACGGCGTCGATCGCGGAGCGCGGCGACCTGGTGCCGGACATTCTGGCCATCGACGGCGTCGTCTCCGTCCAGGAGCTGGTGACCGGGGAGTCGAACCTGCTGGTGACCGTGGTGGGGGAGGACGACGACGACATCACGCCGGTCGCCCAGGAGCTCCTGGACATGGGGTTGACGGTCACCGACGAAGTGCTGGTGCGGAGCCACGAGACGACGCCGTTCGGCGAGTTCGCCACCGAGGCGTAGACGCGCGACGACGCCGGTGACGGCGTTGGCGGCCGAAACAGCGCCGTCGCGGTAGCTAGCGGAGTGGTTCTTCCGTCGTTGGTTCCCGTCTCGCGTAGCCGCTGGGACGACTCCGTAAACATAATGTTCTATAATTGGGGTTTAGCCGAACAATTTGGTAATTCAGGCAGACTTAACAACCAAGGCGTTCGATATGGTGGTAGATGCGACCGGGGCGTTGGTCCGGGTGGCGAGTTCCCGGAACGGCGCCGGTCGTGGACAGACAAACGATGGCAGGGAACGAGCAGGCGACGGGCGTGGGACAGCTCCCGAATCCACAGGCGGACGAATCGCGCGCGGCGGCGACGCTGACGCGACTCGCGTGGGCTCTGTGGGTCGCGAGCCTGGGCGTACTCGCAGCCCACGTCTGGACCGGCGAGACGTGGAGTGTCGCGGGCGCCCTCCGTGTCGACGGCCTGACCGTCGTGATGTGGACTGCGGTCACCTTCTTCAGTGGCGTCGTCCACAGCTACTCGCGGCGGTACATGGCCGGGAGCAGGACCATCGACCGGTTCTTCTCCCGCGTGTTCGGATTCACGCTGGCCGTGATGGTGCTGGTCGCCGCCGACAGCCTCGCGCTGTTCGCGGCCGCGTGGCTCCTGATGGGGCTCGCGATGGCCGACCTCGTCGGCACCGCCGAGGAGTGGCCGCAGGCGCAGGCCGCCGCGTCGGTCGCCCGGCGGTACTTCCTCGCGGGGAGCGCGCTGGTCGCCCTCGCGCTCGCGGCGCTGTGGTGGCAGACCGGCGCGACGACCGTCTCCGGCGTCGCGGCCAGCATCAGTGCGCCCGCTTCGCTCGTCGTCCTGCTGGCCGCGGGCGCGCTCCTGCTGGCGGCGATGGTGCAGTCCGCGCTCCTCCCGTTCCACCGGTGGCTGCTCTCGTCGATGACCGCGCCGACGCCCGCGTCGGCGCTGATGCACGCCGGCTTCGTCAACGCCGGCGGCGTGCTGCTCGTGCGGTTCGCGCCTGTCGTGACCGTCGACGCGGCGTTCATGCTCGCGGTCGTCCTCGTCGGCGCGGCGAGCGCGCTCGGCGGGAAGCTCCTGAAGACCGTCCAGACGGACGTCAAGAGCACGCTCGGCTGCTCGACGGTCGGCCAGATGGGGTTCATGATCATGCAGGCCGGCCTCGGGTTCTTCGGCGCCGCCATCACCCACCTCGTCCTCCACGGCTTCTACAAGGCCTACCGGTTCCTCGCGTCGGGCAGCCAGGTCGCCCGCGAGGTCCCGTCGAAGTCGAAGCGAACCGGCGGGATGAGCGCCGCTGACGCGGTCGTCGTCGCCGCCACCGGGCTCGCGGCCGGCGGCCTCTTCGCCGTGCTCACGGGCGAGGGGCTGCACGGCGAGACCGGGCTGCTGCTGGCGGGGCTCGTGGCGCTGACCGCGCTCCACGCCGCCCGCGAGTTCGTCGCGCACGCCTCGCTCCCGACGCCGCTCCGGTACGGCGCCGTGCCGCTCGCGACGCTGGTGGCGGTCGCGATCTACGCCGCCGCCTACGGCGCGATTTCCGGGCTGCTCGCGGGCCTCCCGGCGGTCGGCGACCCGGCGGAGCTGACGGCCGTCCACGGCGTCGTCG
Proteins encoded in this window:
- a CDS encoding proton-conducting transporter membrane subunit, yielding MAGNEQATGVGQLPNPQADESRAAATLTRLAWALWVASLGVLAAHVWTGETWSVAGALRVDGLTVVMWTAVTFFSGVVHSYSRRYMAGSRTIDRFFSRVFGFTLAVMVLVAADSLALFAAAWLLMGLAMADLVGTAEEWPQAQAAASVARRYFLAGSALVALALAALWWQTGATTVSGVAASISAPASLVVLLAAGALLLAAMVQSALLPFHRWLLSSMTAPTPASALMHAGFVNAGGVLLVRFAPVVTVDAAFMLAVVLVGAASALGGKLLKTVQTDVKSTLGCSTVGQMGFMIMQAGLGFFGAAITHLVLHGFYKAYRFLASGSQVAREVPSKSKRTGGMSAADAVVVAATGLAAGGLFAVLTGEGLHGETGLLLAGLVALTALHAAREFVAHASLPTPLRYGAVPLATLVAVAIYAAAYGAISGLLAGLPAVGDPAELTAVHGVVAAAFLAAYVAVETGAYRRSERLYVALLNASRPASETLLTSTEEYNEY
- a CDS encoding macro domain-containing protein, with product MEFTVVQGDIAGMAADALVNAAGTSLQMGSGVAGALRRGAEGPINEEAVSEGPVDLGEVAVTDAYALDAEYVIHAAAMPHYGDGRASEASIRDATRNALEKADELGCESVVVPVLGTGAAGFDFETGARLVCEAVRDYEPETLTDVRVVAYSDRDYRTGTDVADDVRSA
- a CDS encoding Lrp/AsnC family transcriptional regulator yields the protein MSDADIDDVDTAILYALQEDARNRSSGDIAERTGTSDSTVRKRIGRLESEGVIKGYSAHVDYQKSGYPLRMLLFCTASIAERGDLVPDILAIDGVVSVQELVTGESNLLVTVVGEDDDDITPVAQELLDMGLTVTDEVLVRSHETTPFGEFATEA